The following proteins are encoded in a genomic region of Brachypodium distachyon strain Bd21 chromosome 1, Brachypodium_distachyon_v3.0, whole genome shotgun sequence:
- the LOC100834958 gene encoding transcription factor MYB4: MGRAPCCDKASVKKGPWSPEEDATLKSYIEQNGTGGNWIALPQKIGLKRCGKSCRLRWLNYLRPNIRHGGFSEEEDRIILSLYISIGSRWSIIAAQLPGRTDNDIKNYWNTRLKKKLFGKQSRKDQRQQHFARQGANGGQKEEVSRDAAGTNGLAAGAYNWHQHAMAMAMPVRPMSGSMVEGNRIGEEVDESIRKLLFKLGGSPFMSLPPPPVYGETPSFVPPSVHTTPPSEGGIQCSSILPALELDESFHFNQIKLDGLDCFFGMGDQNMRWNEVSPLVCPNNTVASSSQGIQQYCLVEEPVDLGMQ, from the exons ATGGGGAGAGCTCCGTGCTGCGACAAGGCGAGCGTGAAGAAGGGCCCATGGTCGCCGGAAGAGGACGCCACGCTCAAGTCCTACATCGAGCAGAACGGCACCGGAGGCAACTGGATCGCGCTGCCGCAGAAGATCG GGCTCAAGAGGTGTGGAAAGAGCTGCCGCCTCCGTTGGCTCAACTACCTCCGGCCGAACATCAGGCATGGTGGAttctcggaggaggaggacaggaTCATCCTTAGCCTCTACATCAGCATAGGCAGCAG GTGGTCGATAATAGCGGCACAGCTGCCGGGGAGGACAGACAATGACATCAAGAACTACTGGAACACAAGGCTCAAGAAGAAGCTCTTCGGCAAGCAGTCGCGCAAGGACCAGAGGCAGCAGCACTTTGCACGCCAGGGAGCCAATGGCGGGCAGAAGGAAGAAGTAAGCAGGGATGCAGCCGGAACAAATGGCCTTGCTGCTGGTGCTTACAATTGGCACCAGcacgccatggccatggccatgccGGTGCGTCCTATGTCTGGTTCAATGGTGGAAGGCAATCGTATCGGAGAAGAAGTTGACGAGTCAATCCGAAAGCTTCTGTTTAAGCTAGGAGGAAGCCCTTTCATGTCCCTGCCGCCTCCACCAGTGTATGGGGAAACGCCAAGCTTCGTGCCGCCATCAGTTCACACGACTCCGCCCAGCGAAGGTGGCATCCAATGTTCCAGCATACTACCCGCGCTGGAGCTTGATGAGAGCTTCCACTTCAACCAGATCAAGCTGGACGGCCTCGATTGCTTCTTCGGCATGGGCGACCAGAACATGAGGTGGAATGAGGTGAGCCCCTTGGTTTGCCCTAACAATACTGTAGCATCCAGTTCCCAAGGGATCCAGCAGTACTGCCTTGTTGAGGAGCCGGTTGACCTTGGGATGCAGTAG